The Streptomyces sp. RKAG293 genome includes a region encoding these proteins:
- a CDS encoding sigma-70 family RNA polymerase sigma factor produces the protein MDENASLIERFEEDRVRLRAVAYRMLGSVSEADDAVQETWLRLSRTDADSVQNLGAWLTTVVSRVCLNLLRSRDHRREEPLEFHEPDPALGRPAGIDPEQEALMADSVGLALLVVLDTLTPPERLAFVLHDMFTVPFDEIAPLIERSPAATRQLASRARRRVKGGAAVPDADLTRQRRVVDAFLAATRGGDFDALVALLHPDVVLRADRSVVPTPEPIVFSGAQTVAKGAMAAMERAQSTVTALVNGTVGLAMAPLGRLFLVLDFTITDDRITEIDVIADPDGLRQVDLAVLDN, from the coding sequence ATGGACGAGAACGCATCGCTGATCGAGCGATTCGAGGAAGACCGGGTTCGTCTTCGGGCGGTGGCCTACCGGATGCTCGGCTCGGTGAGCGAGGCCGACGACGCCGTGCAGGAGACCTGGCTGCGGCTCAGTCGCACCGACGCTGACAGCGTGCAGAACCTCGGTGCCTGGCTGACGACCGTCGTGTCACGCGTGTGTCTGAACCTGCTGCGCTCGCGCGACCACCGCCGCGAGGAGCCCCTCGAATTCCACGAGCCCGACCCGGCCCTCGGCCGGCCCGCCGGCATCGACCCCGAACAGGAGGCGTTGATGGCCGACTCCGTCGGTCTGGCCCTGCTGGTGGTGCTCGACACGCTGACGCCGCCCGAGCGCCTCGCCTTCGTGCTGCACGACATGTTCACCGTGCCCTTCGACGAGATCGCCCCGCTGATCGAACGCTCCCCTGCCGCGACGCGGCAGCTCGCGAGCCGGGCCCGCCGCCGGGTCAAGGGTGGCGCGGCGGTCCCCGACGCCGACCTGACCCGTCAACGCCGGGTCGTCGACGCCTTCCTGGCCGCCACCCGCGGCGGCGATTTCGACGCACTCGTCGCCCTGCTCCACCCGGACGTCGTGCTGCGGGCCGACCGGTCCGTCGTCCCGACCCCCGAGCCCATCGTCTTCAGCGGCGCGCAGACCGTGGCCAAGGGCGCGATGGCCGCCATGGAACGTGCGCAGTCCACCGTGACGGCACTGGTCAACGGAACGGTCGGGCTCGCCATGGCCCCGCTCGGACGGCTGTTCCTGGTGCTCGACTTCACGATCACCGACGACCGGATCACCGAGATCGACGTCATCGCCGACCCGGACGGCCTCCGCCAGGTCGACCTCGCCGTCCTCGACAACTGA
- a CDS encoding NAD(P)H-binding protein: MTSTILVTGGTGTLGGHVLPLLRAAGREVRVLSRQRRESVDGVAYVSGDLLKGEGIEAAVDGVDVVLHLAGGPKGDDEATRNLMRAASRAGVRHVVHVSVIGTDTMPLAWFQAKLGAERAVAESGVPWTTLRAAQFHDLVLTVVEKMGKLPVIPVPGGLRFQPVDSRDVAARLVELTLGEPAGLVPDLAGPKVYGMADLSRGYLRARGKHRLMMPVRMPGKAGRAYRAAENLSLDGAAVGERTWEDFLAERVG, from the coding sequence ATGACGTCGACGATCCTGGTCACCGGTGGTACGGGAACTCTGGGCGGCCACGTCCTCCCATTGCTGCGGGCGGCCGGGCGCGAAGTTCGCGTCCTCAGCCGGCAGCGCCGTGAGTCCGTGGACGGCGTCGCGTATGTGAGCGGCGACCTCCTCAAGGGCGAGGGAATCGAGGCCGCGGTGGACGGCGTCGACGTCGTCCTGCACCTCGCGGGCGGGCCCAAGGGCGATGACGAGGCGACGCGGAATCTGATGCGGGCCGCGTCACGGGCCGGGGTGCGACACGTGGTGCACGTCTCCGTGATCGGCACGGACACGATGCCGTTGGCCTGGTTCCAGGCCAAGTTGGGCGCGGAGCGGGCCGTCGCCGAATCCGGCGTCCCGTGGACGACGCTGCGCGCGGCCCAGTTCCACGACCTGGTCCTGACGGTGGTGGAGAAGATGGGGAAGCTGCCGGTGATCCCGGTCCCGGGCGGACTGCGGTTCCAGCCGGTCGACTCGCGTGATGTCGCGGCCCGGCTGGTGGAGCTGACCCTCGGCGAACCGGCCGGGCTGGTGCCCGACCTGGCGGGGCCGAAGGTGTACGGGATGGCCGACCTGAGCCGCGGCTATCTGCGGGCACGCGGCAAGCACCGCCTGATGATGCCCGTGCGGATGCCAGGAAAGGCCGGCCGCGCCTACCGGGCCGCCGAGAACCTGTCGCTCGACGGGGCGGCCGTGGGTGAGCGGACCTGGGAGGACTTCCTGGCGGAGCGGGTCGGCTGA
- a CDS encoding helix-turn-helix transcriptional regulator, which produces MSNSEVAELPVLRPAVPCCPPLTQRPLTVLEAELTAAMFKALGDPVRLRLFSLVASHDGGEACVCDISDVGVSQPTVSHHLKKLREAGLLTSERRGTWVYYRVVPAVLAAMAGVLTA; this is translated from the coding sequence ATGTCGAATTCAGAGGTCGCCGAGTTGCCGGTCCTGCGGCCGGCCGTGCCGTGCTGCCCACCGCTGACGCAACGGCCGCTGACCGTCCTCGAGGCCGAACTGACCGCGGCGATGTTCAAGGCTCTCGGCGATCCCGTCCGACTGCGGCTGTTCTCCCTGGTCGCCTCGCACGACGGCGGCGAGGCCTGCGTCTGCGACATCTCCGACGTCGGCGTCTCGCAGCCCACGGTCAGCCACCATCTGAAGAAGCTGCGCGAGGCCGGGCTGCTCACCTCCGAGCGGCGTGGCACCTGGGTCTACTACCGCGTGGTCCCCGCGGTGCTCGCCGCCATGGCCGGTGTCCTGACCGCGTGA
- a CDS encoding FAD-dependent oxidoreductase: protein MSTTSALPVVVIGAGPIGLAAAAQLLERGLEPLVLETGTGAGSSVREWGHVRLFSTWSEVVDPAAEKLLTPTGWIRPDGAGYPSGADWVESYLRPLADALGDRVRYGARVTGVSRAGRDRVVDADRAEQPFTVHITRSGGAEERITARAVLDASGTWSTPAPLGGDGLPALGERAAADRIAYRVPDLADPAVRARYAGRRTAVIGSGASAFTALAYLADLAEQVPGTHAVWILRRGLSGSTFGGGEADQLPARGALGLRAKAAVEAGHAGAVTGFRTAAVERDGERLVLVGEDGTRLEPVDEIIGLTGLRPDLSFVGELRLGLDERLQAPAALAPLIDPNVHSCGTVHPHGVKELSHPEAGVYLVGMKSYGRAPTFLAMTGYEQVRSIAASLAGDHESAERVELTLPETGVCGGAGLFDETEAATDGGGCCSAPATLRIGTVIPMRTASGGC from the coding sequence ATGAGTACGACCAGCGCTCTTCCCGTCGTCGTCATCGGAGCCGGTCCCATCGGGCTGGCAGCCGCCGCCCAGCTGCTGGAGCGCGGGCTGGAGCCCTTGGTGCTGGAGACCGGTACCGGCGCGGGCAGCTCGGTGCGCGAGTGGGGGCATGTCCGGCTCTTCTCCACCTGGAGCGAGGTCGTCGACCCGGCCGCGGAGAAGCTGCTGACCCCCACCGGCTGGATCCGCCCCGACGGGGCCGGCTACCCCTCGGGCGCCGACTGGGTGGAGAGCTACCTGCGGCCGCTGGCCGACGCTCTGGGCGATCGGGTCCGGTACGGCGCCCGGGTGACCGGCGTGTCCCGGGCCGGACGGGATCGCGTCGTGGACGCCGACCGTGCCGAGCAGCCCTTCACCGTCCACATCACCCGTTCCGGCGGGGCCGAGGAGCGGATCACCGCCCGCGCCGTCCTCGATGCCTCCGGCACCTGGTCGACCCCCGCCCCGCTGGGCGGCGACGGCCTGCCGGCGCTCGGCGAGCGCGCCGCCGCGGACCGCATCGCCTACCGCGTCCCGGACCTCGCCGACCCGGCCGTCCGCGCCCGGTACGCCGGCAGACGCACCGCCGTGATCGGCTCCGGTGCCTCCGCCTTCACCGCCCTGGCCTATCTGGCGGACCTCGCCGAGCAGGTCCCCGGTACCCACGCGGTGTGGATTCTGCGCCGTGGCCTCAGCGGCAGCACCTTCGGCGGCGGCGAAGCCGATCAGCTCCCCGCCCGCGGCGCCCTCGGTCTGCGCGCGAAGGCCGCCGTCGAGGCCGGCCACGCGGGCGCCGTCACCGGATTCCGTACGGCCGCTGTGGAGCGTGACGGCGAGCGGCTCGTGCTGGTCGGGGAGGACGGCACCCGTCTGGAGCCGGTCGACGAGATCATCGGCCTGACCGGTCTGCGCCCGGACCTGTCGTTCGTCGGCGAACTGCGCCTCGGCCTGGACGAGCGCCTCCAGGCGCCCGCCGCACTGGCACCGCTGATCGACCCCAACGTCCACTCGTGCGGCACCGTCCACCCGCACGGCGTCAAGGAGCTCTCCCACCCCGAGGCCGGCGTCTACCTGGTCGGTATGAAGTCCTACGGCCGCGCGCCGACGTTCCTGGCCATGACCGGGTACGAGCAGGTCCGCTCCATCGCCGCATCGCTCGCCGGTGATCACGAGTCCGCCGAACGCGTCGAGTTGACGCTGCCCGAGACCGGAGTGTGCGGCGGAGCGGGTCTCTTCGACGAAACCGAGGCCGCCACCGACGGCGGAGGCTGCTGCTCGGCCCCGGCCACCCTCCGGATCGGCACCGTCATCCCCATGCGCACCGCGTCGGGCGGCTGCTGA
- a CDS encoding SpoIIE family protein phosphatase: protein MDGADGVDSRGPLDVTRAATAVLDARGRVIGWSPAAAELLGYEAHDVLGRPADELLARRAGTGGRAGPPGAEQSTRSVVLHLRHRDGRSLRIATTMVPVSSEGSGPAWLFVAADSEELDQWEAQQAMLQGLVTRSSVGLAIYNADMRVVWINAELNREMGSTQYVGMSPDEMLLDGEVLSEGYPPTLEQVMRTVFATGEPVIDLHYGGRAPVDPEHDRVWSCSYYRLQDTQGKSLGMCEESVDITDRYRAQQRLALLVRAGARIGTTLDMSRTARELAEVAVPQFADAITVDLLEAVLEGDQTTPGTTAGRRLVRMWGDTGRAGGTTGAGAPRRSARRLVDYPPASAQARSLALGRKILETGPNPQHTAHDVKETPDAKAAQEPLLRSCLAVPLRAGRSPIGLVTFFRNRYTDPFDDGELDLADELVARTAVCIDNARRFTREHTAALRLQRSLLPQSLPPQTAVELAYRYLPADSRAGVGGDWFDVIPLSGTRVGLVVGDVVGHGLGAAATMGRLRTSVRVLAQLDLAPDELLTRLDNLVGQSAKEWAAVRGVRGGGPEDDEALGATCLYAVYDPVTGQCSMARAGHPLPAVVDAETGLVSYPELPAGPPLGLGGLPFESTDLQLPAGSLIALFTNGLVQSSDRDIDAGLDRLDEILAEHRRPLEELADRTVSTLLPGPSDDDAALLLVRTRRLDKYRVAVWELAADPVMVGRARAAATGQLGEWGLDDVSFTTELIVSELVTNAIRYAEGPILLRLIRDQTLICEVSDSGHTSPHMRHAASDDEGGRGLFLIAQMTEHWGTRYTPTGKTIWAEQDLPPADSAERADP, encoded by the coding sequence ATGGACGGAGCTGACGGGGTGGACTCCCGTGGACCCCTCGACGTCACGAGAGCAGCCACAGCGGTTCTCGACGCCCGTGGACGGGTCATCGGGTGGAGCCCGGCGGCGGCGGAGCTGCTCGGCTATGAGGCGCACGACGTGCTCGGGCGCCCCGCTGACGAGCTGCTGGCGCGCCGTGCGGGCACCGGCGGGCGCGCCGGCCCGCCAGGGGCGGAGCAGAGCACCCGCAGCGTGGTTCTCCATCTGCGCCACCGGGACGGCCGCTCGCTGCGGATCGCCACGACGATGGTCCCGGTGTCCTCCGAAGGGTCCGGGCCGGCCTGGCTCTTCGTCGCCGCCGATTCGGAGGAGCTGGACCAGTGGGAGGCCCAGCAGGCGATGCTGCAGGGGCTCGTCACCCGCTCCTCCGTCGGCCTCGCCATCTACAACGCCGACATGCGGGTGGTGTGGATCAACGCCGAGCTGAACCGCGAAATGGGCTCCACACAGTACGTCGGCATGTCCCCGGACGAGATGCTCCTGGACGGCGAGGTTCTGTCCGAGGGGTATCCGCCCACGCTGGAACAGGTCATGAGGACGGTGTTCGCCACCGGCGAGCCCGTCATCGATCTGCACTACGGCGGCCGCGCACCCGTCGATCCGGAGCACGACCGCGTCTGGTCGTGCTCCTACTACCGGCTTCAGGACACCCAGGGGAAATCCCTGGGCATGTGCGAGGAGTCGGTGGACATCACCGACCGTTACCGGGCCCAGCAGCGGCTGGCCCTCCTGGTGCGCGCCGGAGCGCGCATCGGTACGACCCTGGACATGAGTCGCACGGCGCGGGAGCTCGCCGAGGTCGCCGTGCCGCAGTTCGCGGACGCGATCACCGTGGACCTGCTGGAGGCGGTACTGGAAGGGGACCAGACCACGCCGGGGACCACCGCCGGACGGCGGCTGGTCCGGATGTGGGGAGACACCGGACGGGCCGGCGGGACGACGGGCGCGGGAGCCCCGCGACGTTCGGCACGCCGGCTGGTCGACTACCCACCGGCATCGGCCCAGGCCCGCAGCCTGGCCCTGGGCCGGAAGATTCTGGAGACCGGCCCGAACCCGCAGCACACGGCGCACGACGTGAAGGAGACTCCGGACGCGAAGGCGGCGCAGGAACCGCTGCTCCGCTCGTGTCTCGCCGTGCCGCTACGGGCCGGGCGCAGCCCGATCGGACTCGTCACGTTCTTCCGGAACCGGTACACCGACCCGTTCGACGACGGTGAGCTGGACCTCGCCGACGAGCTCGTCGCGCGTACCGCGGTCTGTATCGACAACGCCCGCCGGTTCACCCGTGAGCACACGGCCGCTCTCCGGCTGCAACGCAGCCTGCTCCCGCAGAGCCTGCCACCGCAGACGGCCGTCGAGCTGGCGTACCGCTATCTGCCCGCCGACAGCCGGGCCGGGGTCGGCGGCGACTGGTTCGACGTCATTCCGCTGTCGGGCACCCGGGTCGGCCTGGTGGTCGGGGATGTGGTCGGGCACGGCCTGGGAGCCGCCGCCACCATGGGGCGCCTGCGCACCAGCGTCCGGGTCCTCGCCCAGCTCGATCTCGCCCCGGACGAACTCCTGACGCGGCTGGACAACCTGGTCGGCCAGTCCGCCAAGGAGTGGGCCGCGGTCAGGGGCGTGCGGGGCGGCGGCCCGGAGGACGACGAAGCCCTCGGCGCGACCTGCCTGTACGCGGTGTACGACCCGGTGACCGGACAGTGCAGCATGGCGCGCGCGGGCCACCCGCTGCCGGCCGTGGTCGACGCGGAGACCGGCCTCGTCAGCTATCCGGAGCTCCCCGCGGGCCCGCCCCTGGGACTGGGCGGCCTGCCCTTCGAGAGCACGGACCTGCAGCTGCCCGCAGGCAGCCTCATCGCACTTTTCACCAACGGTCTGGTCCAGTCCTCCGACCGCGACATCGACGCCGGGCTCGACCGGCTCGACGAAATCCTCGCCGAGCACCGGCGCCCCCTGGAGGAGCTCGCCGACCGGACCGTCTCGACGCTGCTCCCCGGGCCGTCGGACGACGACGCGGCCCTGCTCCTCGTCCGCACGCGAAGGCTCGACAAGTACCGGGTGGCCGTGTGGGAGCTGGCCGCCGACCCGGTCATGGTCGGCCGCGCCCGCGCCGCGGCCACCGGGCAGCTCGGCGAATGGGGCCTGGACGACGTCTCGTTCACCACCGAACTGATCGTCAGCGAGCTGGTCACCAACGCCATCCGCTACGCCGAGGGCCCCATCCTGCTGAGGCTCATCCGCGATCAGACCCTCATCTGCGAGGTCTCCGACTCCGGGCACACCTCACCCCATATGCGCCACGCGGCGAGCGATGACGAAGGCGGCCGCGGCCTCTTCCTCATCGCCCAGATGACCGAGCACTGGGGAACGCGCTACACGCCCACGGGCAAGACGATCTGGGCCGAACAGGACCTGCCGCCCGCGGACAGCGCGGAGCGGGCCGATCCGTAG
- a CDS encoding DUF1707 domain-containing protein, with the protein MSGELVPDHGELRASHEDRDQVVERLRVAAGDGRLTAEELDERLEVALTARTYRELEAVLTDLPATGPSWTGGVPSPAPKDRSRIAVDSASAKREGTWAVPRQMEIESNSGSVVLDFTSAVIGSPTLEIEASVRSGSVTLIVPPDVFVDVDEVSVSSGSVRHRAHVSAGTPIRLRIHVTGKVRSGSITVRPPRPPRRGFLQWLLRRPGPMKSIAR; encoded by the coding sequence ATGTCCGGTGAATTGGTGCCCGATCACGGCGAGCTGCGCGCGTCTCACGAAGACCGGGACCAGGTCGTGGAGCGGCTGCGGGTCGCCGCGGGAGACGGCCGGTTGACCGCCGAAGAGCTGGACGAACGGCTCGAGGTGGCGTTGACGGCGCGTACTTACCGAGAACTCGAAGCGGTGCTCACGGATCTGCCGGCGACCGGACCGTCGTGGACGGGCGGTGTCCCCTCCCCCGCCCCGAAGGACAGGTCGCGGATCGCGGTCGACAGCGCGAGCGCGAAGCGCGAGGGCACGTGGGCGGTGCCCCGGCAGATGGAGATCGAGTCCAACAGCGGCTCCGTCGTGCTCGACTTCACCAGTGCCGTCATCGGGTCGCCCACCCTGGAGATCGAAGCGTCGGTGCGCAGCGGGTCGGTGACCCTGATAGTGCCGCCGGACGTTTTCGTGGACGTCGACGAGGTCTCGGTGAGCAGCGGCAGCGTGCGCCATCGGGCACATGTCTCCGCCGGGACGCCGATCCGGCTGCGTATCCATGTGACGGGAAAGGTGCGCAGCGGCAGCATCACGGTGCGACCGCCCAGGCCGCCCCGCCGCGGTTTTCTGCAGTGGCTGCTGCGCCGGCCCGGGCCGATGAAGTCGATCGCCCGCTGA
- a CDS encoding maleylpyruvate isomerase family mycothiol-dependent enzyme yields the protein MTSADHRVAVATETDRFVAAVKGADLATPVPSCPGWTLADLVKHTGSVQRWFSVLLRQQVQERPRSRDVELRLPPTDDGYPDWLTASAAEAANAFAATDPDAPMWVWGADHHARFWVRRMLFETLVHRTDAERALDLRPVIDRDLAADGVDEFLTNLPFAASFAPKVSNLRGDGKTIRFQCTDVSGTGTGNVSGNGGWLVRLRPDGFGIDPHPAGPATPTADATVRGAAADLLLLLYGRLDRAADLFGIEGDEELLAHWFANSEF from the coding sequence GTGACCTCGGCCGATCACCGCGTCGCCGTCGCGACCGAGACCGATCGGTTCGTGGCGGCGGTCAAGGGCGCCGACCTGGCGACCCCGGTGCCGAGCTGTCCTGGCTGGACGCTCGCCGACCTGGTCAAGCACACCGGGAGCGTGCAGCGCTGGTTCTCCGTCCTGCTGCGCCAGCAGGTCCAGGAACGGCCGCGAAGCCGTGACGTCGAGCTGCGGCTGCCCCCGACCGATGACGGCTACCCCGACTGGCTGACGGCGAGCGCGGCCGAGGCCGCGAACGCCTTCGCGGCCACCGACCCCGATGCCCCGATGTGGGTGTGGGGCGCCGACCACCACGCCCGGTTCTGGGTGCGGCGGATGCTCTTCGAAACGCTGGTGCACCGCACCGACGCGGAACGCGCGCTGGACCTGCGGCCGGTGATCGACCGCGACCTGGCGGCCGACGGCGTCGACGAGTTCCTGACCAATCTGCCGTTCGCCGCGTCCTTCGCGCCCAAGGTGTCCAATCTGCGCGGCGACGGGAAGACCATCCGGTTCCAGTGCACGGACGTCAGCGGCACCGGCACCGGCAACGTCAGCGGCAACGGTGGCTGGCTGGTCCGCCTGCGGCCCGACGGCTTCGGGATCGACCCGCACCCCGCCGGGCCGGCGACGCCCACCGCCGACGCGACCGTGCGAGGCGCCGCAGCGGATCTGCTGCTGCTCCTTTACGGCCGGCTCGACCGTGCCGCGGACCTCTTCGGGATCGAGGGCGACGAGGAACTGCTCGCGCACTGGTTCGCCAACTCGGAGTTCTGA
- a CDS encoding DUF1003 domain-containing protein: MSRPDDQARHHPVVVAHRASRSSDLQLRIADAITKFAGSMMFVYLHGVAFVVWMLVVETNPWPTLTLVVSLEAIFLSTFVMIGQNRQAVFQQAKADHDFVEQELELKTNTELTRAIHAMTTEIHRRLASGEAEADRNA, from the coding sequence ATGAGCAGGCCCGACGACCAGGCGCGGCACCATCCGGTTGTCGTCGCGCACCGCGCCAGCCGTTCTTCGGACCTTCAGCTGCGCATCGCCGATGCGATCACCAAGTTCGCCGGCTCGATGATGTTCGTCTATCTCCACGGCGTCGCGTTCGTGGTCTGGATGCTGGTCGTCGAGACCAACCCCTGGCCCACGTTGACGCTCGTCGTATCGCTCGAGGCGATCTTCCTGTCGACGTTCGTCATGATCGGACAGAACCGGCAGGCCGTGTTCCAGCAGGCCAAGGCGGATCACGACTTCGTCGAGCAGGAGCTGGAGCTCAAGACCAACACCGAGCTGACGCGGGCCATCCACGCCATGACCACGGAGATCCACCGCCGACTGGCATCGGGCGAGGCCGAGGCCGACCGCAACGCCTGA
- a CDS encoding cyclic nucleotide-binding domain-containing protein, with translation MSTTHSILDRLTTAHRDRLLALSTAVAFPSGTRIFDADRSAERFWVLDRGEVALDLHVPGRQAVVVQTVSAGELLGWSWLFPPFRWQLGAQAHTAVRAREFPAPEVRELCAADPGLGHEFVLLCAEVIGGRLHSTRTRLLDLYGPFGEYRDSSVSVGGLEDDG, from the coding sequence ATGTCCACCACACACTCCATTCTCGACCGGCTCACCACCGCACACCGTGACCGACTGCTGGCGTTGTCCACAGCGGTCGCCTTTCCCTCGGGCACCCGGATCTTCGACGCCGACCGGTCCGCCGAACGTTTCTGGGTCCTGGACCGCGGCGAGGTGGCCCTGGATCTGCACGTCCCCGGGCGGCAGGCGGTCGTCGTGCAGACCGTCTCGGCGGGCGAACTCCTCGGCTGGTCCTGGCTGTTCCCGCCGTTCCGGTGGCAGCTCGGCGCACAGGCGCACACCGCCGTGCGGGCCAGGGAGTTCCCGGCGCCGGAGGTCCGTGAACTCTGTGCGGCCGATCCCGGACTGGGACACGAATTCGTCCTGCTCTGCGCCGAGGTCATCGGGGGCCGGCTGCACTCCACGCGCACCCGGCTGCTCGACCTGTACGGCCCGTTCGGTGAGTATCGCGACAGCTCCGTATCGGTGGGCGGTCTGGAAGACGACGGCTGA
- a CDS encoding phosphoketolase family protein → MPGISSSTHQDSYLDDAEVAALDAHWRAANYLAVGQIYLMANPLLTEPLLPEHIKPRLLGHWGTSPGLNLVHTHLNRVIKARDQDTLCVWGPGHGGPAVLANTWLEGTYSRTYPDIGRDAAGMGKLFRQFSFPGGVPSHVAPETPGSIHEGGELGYSLAHAYGAALDNPGLLVACVIGDGEAETGPLAASWHSNKFLDPVNDGAVLPILHLNGYKIANPTVLARIPESELDDLMRGLGHEPIHVTGDDPLLVHQAMARAMDTALDRIALIQRTAREEGGAERARWPMIVLRTPKGWTGPAEVDGLPVEGTWRAHQVPLSHVRDNPEHLRQLEAWLRSYRPAELFDEHGRPRDQVLECLPVDERRLGATAHANGGLLLRDLPIPALERYAVPVDKPGATLHEPTRVLGDLVETIMEDTAERRDFRLVGPDETASNRLQSVYRATGKAWQGETLEVDEDLDRHGRVMEILSEHTCQGWLEGYLLTGRHGLFSCYEAFVHIVDSMVNQHIKWLRVSRRLPWRRPIASLNYLLTSHVWRQDNNGFSHQDPGFIDHVLNKSPEVVRVYLPPDTNTLLAVADHVLRSRDYVNVVVAGKQPCFDWLTLDQARAHCARGAGVWEWAGTEDGAGEPDVVLACAGDVPTMEVLAAAQLLRTHLPELRVRVVNVVDLARLLPKEEHPHGMHDAEYDALFTRDRPVVFAYHGYPWLIHRLAYRRAGHANLHVRGYKEEGTTTTPFDMVVRNDLDRYRLVMDVIDRVPGLAVRAATVRQDMEDVRLRHHAWIREHGVDLPEVADWTWNG, encoded by the coding sequence ATGCCTGGCATCAGCTCATCGACGCACCAGGACAGTTACCTTGACGATGCCGAAGTGGCGGCGCTGGACGCGCATTGGCGGGCGGCGAACTATCTGGCCGTCGGCCAGATCTACCTGATGGCCAACCCGCTGCTCACTGAACCGCTGCTCCCGGAGCACATCAAGCCGCGGCTGCTGGGCCACTGGGGCACTTCGCCCGGTCTCAACCTCGTCCACACCCATCTCAACCGGGTGATCAAGGCGCGCGACCAGGACACGCTGTGCGTGTGGGGGCCGGGGCACGGGGGGCCGGCGGTGCTGGCGAACACCTGGCTGGAGGGGACCTACAGCCGGACGTACCCGGACATCGGCCGGGACGCGGCGGGCATGGGCAAGCTGTTCCGGCAGTTCTCGTTCCCCGGCGGGGTCCCCAGCCATGTGGCGCCGGAGACCCCCGGATCGATCCACGAGGGTGGGGAGCTGGGCTACTCGCTCGCGCACGCCTACGGTGCCGCGCTGGACAACCCCGGTCTGCTCGTCGCCTGCGTCATCGGTGACGGTGAGGCCGAGACGGGGCCGCTGGCCGCCTCGTGGCACTCCAACAAGTTCCTCGACCCGGTGAACGACGGAGCGGTCCTGCCGATCCTGCATCTGAACGGCTACAAGATCGCCAACCCGACCGTCCTGGCACGGATCCCCGAGTCCGAACTCGACGACCTGATGCGCGGACTGGGCCACGAACCGATCCACGTCACCGGGGACGACCCGCTGCTCGTGCACCAGGCCATGGCCCGCGCCATGGACACCGCGCTGGACCGTATCGCGCTCATCCAGCGCACCGCCCGCGAGGAGGGCGGTGCGGAGCGCGCCCGCTGGCCGATGATCGTCCTGCGCACCCCCAAGGGCTGGACCGGTCCCGCGGAGGTCGACGGGCTTCCCGTCGAAGGCACCTGGCGCGCCCACCAGGTCCCGCTGTCCCACGTGCGCGACAACCCCGAGCACCTGCGCCAGCTGGAGGCCTGGCTGCGGTCCTACCGGCCGGCCGAGCTGTTCGACGAGCACGGCCGCCCGCGCGATCAGGTGCTGGAATGCCTGCCGGTCGACGAGCGAAGGCTCGGTGCGACTGCGCACGCCAACGGCGGTCTGCTGCTGCGGGACCTGCCGATCCCGGCGCTCGAGCGGTACGCCGTCCCCGTCGACAAACCCGGCGCGACCCTCCACGAGCCCACCCGCGTCCTGGGCGACCTGGTGGAGACGATCATGGAGGACACCGCGGAGCGCCGTGACTTCCGGCTGGTCGGCCCCGACGAGACCGCGTCCAACCGCCTGCAGAGCGTCTACCGGGCCACCGGCAAGGCATGGCAGGGCGAGACCCTGGAGGTCGACGAGGACCTGGACCGGCACGGCAGGGTCATGGAGATCCTGTCGGAACACACCTGCCAGGGCTGGCTGGAGGGCTATCTCCTGACCGGCAGGCACGGTCTGTTCTCCTGCTACGAGGCGTTCGTCCACATCGTCGACTCGATGGTCAACCAGCACATCAAATGGCTGCGCGTCTCGCGGCGGCTGCCCTGGCGCCGCCCCATCGCGTCGCTGAACTACCTGCTCACCTCGCACGTGTGGCGGCAGGACAACAACGGCTTCTCCCACCAGGACCCCGGCTTCATCGACCACGTCCTGAACAAGAGCCCCGAGGTCGTACGGGTCTATCTGCCCCCGGACACCAACACGCTGCTGGCGGTGGCCGACCACGTGCTGCGCAGCCGGGACTACGTCAACGTCGTCGTCGCCGGCAAGCAGCCCTGTTTCGACTGGCTCACCCTGGACCAGGCCCGCGCGCACTGCGCCCGCGGCGCCGGCGTCTGGGAATGGGCCGGCACGGAGGACGGCGCCGGCGAGCCCGATGTGGTGCTGGCCTGCGCCGGCGACGTGCCCACCATGGAAGTCCTGGCCGCCGCGCAGCTGCTGCGCACACACCTGCCGGAGCTGAGGGTGCGGGTCGTGAACGTGGTCGACCTGGCCCGGCTGCTGCCGAAGGAGGAACACCCGCACGGGATGCACGACGCCGAGTACGACGCCCTGTTCACCCGCGACCGGCCGGTCGTCTTCGCCTACCACGGCTACCCGTGGCTCATCCACCGGCTGGCCTACCGCCGCGCCGGGCACGCGAACCTGCACGTGCGCGGCTACAAGGAGGAGGGCACCACCACCACGCCCTTCGACATGGTGGTCCGCAACGACCTCGACCGCTACCGCCTGGTCATGGACGTCATCGACCGCGTCCCCGGCCTCGCCGTCCGCGCCGCCACCGTCCGCCAGGACATGGAGGACGTCCGACTGCGCCACCACGCCTGGATCCGCGAACACGGGGTGGACCTGCCCGAGGTCGCGGACTGGACCTGGAACGGCTGA